In the genome of Pseudomonas sp. HS6, one region contains:
- a CDS encoding amino acid ABC transporter permease, with amino-acid sequence MNFNWDVFWQYLLQPSGVYLTGLWLTCLISVLAMLLGCVLGLAAALLRLSKNPLLHLPVRFYVWLMRGTPLLVQIVFLYTALAAGGIFRFEDIDLFGLVVPGNIQAAIIALGLNEGAYMAEIIRAGIGAVDKGQYEAGRSLGMTFAKLMRRIVLPQAFRVIVPPLGNEFNVMLKNTTLVSVIGVQELLLSTQMVTSATFRVFELYLVVAIYFLLLTTLWGFFQRWLETRFGQSDRPSSPPPASSRMFGRSTLKLLRGR; translated from the coding sequence ATGAACTTCAATTGGGATGTGTTCTGGCAGTACCTGTTGCAGCCCAGCGGGGTTTACCTCACCGGGCTCTGGCTGACTTGCCTGATCAGTGTGCTGGCCATGTTGCTGGGCTGTGTCCTGGGGTTGGCGGCGGCGCTGCTGCGATTGTCGAAGAACCCTTTGCTGCATCTGCCCGTGCGCTTTTATGTGTGGCTGATGCGCGGGACGCCATTGCTGGTGCAGATCGTCTTTCTCTACACGGCTCTGGCGGCGGGCGGGATTTTCCGCTTCGAAGACATTGATCTGTTTGGCTTGGTGGTTCCGGGCAACATCCAGGCCGCGATCATTGCGTTGGGCCTTAACGAAGGCGCGTACATGGCCGAGATCATTCGCGCCGGTATCGGTGCTGTCGACAAGGGGCAATACGAGGCAGGGCGTTCCCTGGGCATGACCTTCGCCAAGTTGATGCGGCGTATCGTTTTGCCGCAGGCGTTTCGGGTCATCGTGCCGCCACTGGGCAACGAGTTCAACGTGATGCTTAAAAACACCACGCTGGTCAGTGTGATCGGTGTTCAAGAGCTGTTGCTCAGCACGCAGATGGTCACTTCGGCGACCTTTCGGGTATTCGAGTTGTACCTGGTGGTGGCGATCTATTTCCTGTTGCTCACCACGCTGTGGGGTTTCTTCCAGCGCTGGCTGGAGACGCGTTTCGGTCAGTCGGATCGACCTTCGTCGCCGCCGCCGGCATCCAGCCGGATGTTTGGTCGCAGCACGCTGAAACTGCTGAGAGGACGTTAA
- a CDS encoding ABC transporter substrate-binding protein, with amino-acid sequence MHTSRLLLAAISLGLCTQWAVAAPTVPERLLKVDKLTYCSGMDSPPLVSFDEAQKPKGLTVDLGLEVAKRLGDKKVEWRVIPFSGLLPALLAKQCDMIVDQLFDKPERREVIDIVNYMYSSQAVVVPKGNPKGLKTLPDLSGHKIAVLNGSTIKTLLDTENESLAKAGKPPMKLVVYNTDTDAFQALRISQVDAYGTTVETAGYYAAMAPDLFEEGVPAFSRILTGLGIRKDDPQLNAAVQQVITDMRSDGSYSQLLSKWHVSSDTLD; translated from the coding sequence ATGCATACGTCTCGCCTGCTGTTGGCTGCAATTTCCCTGGGGCTCTGTACGCAGTGGGCGGTCGCCGCACCGACTGTGCCGGAGCGTTTGCTCAAGGTCGACAAACTCACCTATTGCTCGGGCATGGATTCGCCGCCCTTGGTGTCCTTCGATGAAGCGCAAAAGCCAAAGGGCCTGACCGTCGACCTGGGCCTGGAAGTCGCCAAGCGCCTGGGGGACAAGAAGGTCGAGTGGCGGGTGATCCCGTTTTCCGGATTGCTGCCGGCCTTACTGGCCAAGCAGTGCGACATGATCGTCGACCAGTTGTTCGACAAGCCCGAGCGCCGCGAGGTGATCGACATCGTCAACTACATGTATTCCAGTCAGGCGGTGGTGGTGCCCAAGGGCAATCCGAAGGGGCTCAAGACGCTGCCCGATCTCAGCGGGCACAAGATCGCAGTGCTCAACGGTTCGACCATCAAGACCTTGCTCGATACCGAGAATGAAAGCCTGGCCAAGGCCGGCAAGCCGCCGATGAAACTGGTCGTCTACAACACCGACACCGATGCATTCCAGGCCCTGCGGATCAGTCAGGTCGATGCTTACGGCACCACGGTGGAAACCGCCGGTTACTACGCCGCCATGGCCCCGGATCTGTTCGAAGAAGGTGTGCCGGCCTTCAGCCGGATCCTCACCGGCCTGGGGATTCGCAAGGATGATCCGCAACTGAATGCCGCGGTGCAGCAGGTGATCACCGACATGCGCAGCGACGGCAGCTACAGCCAGCTCCTGAGTAAGTGGCACGTCTCCAGCGACACTCTTGATTGA
- a CDS encoding SDR family oxidoreductase, translating into MQICKNRVVIITGAGGGLGRAYALAFAAEGAKVLVNDINREAALAVVDAIESQGGMAVANSNDITRYDDAALIVRQAIETFGGLDVVVNNAGICRDRMFTSLSESDWDTVMAVHLKGHFCISSHAARYWREQVKAGQPVSARIINTSSGAGLQGSIGQSNYAAAKAGIAALTLVQAAELGRYGITVNALAPAARTGMTEGVFADVMKKPEEGFDYFAPENVAPLVVWLGSQESAAVNGQMFEVEGGKLSIADGWRRGPELDRQGRWAVGEVGEAVVQLMDRAVPAAKVYGS; encoded by the coding sequence ATGCAGATCTGTAAAAACCGCGTCGTGATCATCACCGGTGCCGGGGGAGGGCTGGGGAGGGCGTATGCGCTGGCATTCGCCGCCGAGGGCGCGAAAGTGCTGGTCAACGACATCAATCGCGAGGCCGCACTGGCGGTGGTGGATGCCATCGAGTCGCAGGGCGGCATGGCGGTGGCCAACAGCAACGACATCACCCGTTATGACGATGCGGCGTTGATCGTGCGCCAGGCGATTGAGACTTTTGGTGGGCTGGACGTGGTGGTCAACAATGCCGGCATTTGCCGTGATCGCATGTTCACCAGCCTGAGCGAATCCGATTGGGATACGGTGATGGCCGTGCACCTCAAAGGGCATTTCTGCATTTCCAGTCATGCAGCGCGTTACTGGCGTGAGCAGGTAAAGGCTGGCCAGCCAGTGAGTGCGCGGATCATCAATACCAGTTCCGGCGCCGGGTTACAGGGTTCTATCGGCCAGTCCAACTACGCGGCAGCCAAGGCCGGGATCGCCGCGCTGACGCTGGTGCAAGCGGCGGAACTGGGGCGTTATGGAATTACCGTCAACGCTCTGGCCCCGGCCGCGCGCACGGGAATGACCGAAGGGGTGTTTGCCGACGTCATGAAAAAACCGGAGGAGGGGTTCGACTACTTTGCGCCGGAGAACGTAGCGCCATTGGTGGTGTGGTTGGGTTCGCAGGAATCCGCGGCGGTGAATGGGCAGATGTTTGAAGTGGAAGGCGGCAAGTTGTCGATTGCCGATGGCTGGCGTCGGGGGCCGGAGCTGGACAGGCAAGGTCGTTGGGCCGTGGGAGAGGTTGGGGAGGCGGTTGTGCAGTTAATGGATCGGGCGGTGCCGGCTGCGAAGGTTTATGGCAGCTGA
- a CDS encoding gamma-glutamyltransferase family protein: protein MLKFSAHEYPYPSQRQSVFARRGMVAASQPLAAQAGIEMMQKGGNAIDAAIATAAALTVVEPTGCGLGGDAFALVWFKDQLHGLNANGHAPAGLSIEAVKAAGHEQMPLYGWTPVTVPGCPSAWAELSQRFGVLPFADLLQPAISLARDGFPLSPVVAHQWQVALDEFSPYRDEVLDAWFDTFLIEGRAPRAGELFRNPAQARTLEELAQSRCESLYRGALAQRLDAHSRATGGYLRATDLEHYRAQWVEPIHVNYRGVDVWEIPPSGQGLVALMALKILEGFDFDHRDSQQTWHRQLEAMKLAYSDGLHYITDPQHMRVAVADLLSDDYSARRRGQIGEAAQPPKPGDPQASGTVYLATADGQGNMVSFIQSNYHGFGSGVVLPDSGIALQNRGQEFSLDPEHANCLAPGKKTFHTIIPGFLTKDGHALGPFGVMGGYMQPQGHVQMVMNLVDFGLNPQSALDAPRWQWLGGMKVGIEQGASRDLANALARRGHEVQIACDLTDYGRGQIILRDPVSGVLCGGTEPRADSHIAVW from the coding sequence ATGCTGAAATTTTCTGCTCACGAGTATCCGTATCCGTCGCAACGCCAAAGTGTTTTTGCTCGTCGTGGCATGGTGGCGGCGTCTCAGCCTCTGGCCGCTCAGGCCGGTATCGAGATGATGCAAAAGGGTGGCAATGCGATTGATGCCGCCATTGCCACTGCGGCAGCGCTGACCGTGGTCGAGCCTACGGGTTGTGGTCTTGGCGGCGATGCCTTTGCTCTGGTCTGGTTCAAGGATCAGTTGCATGGCCTCAACGCCAATGGGCATGCGCCTGCAGGCTTGAGCATCGAGGCGGTCAAGGCTGCAGGCCATGAGCAAATGCCGCTCTATGGCTGGACGCCAGTGACGGTGCCCGGCTGCCCGTCGGCCTGGGCTGAGCTTTCGCAACGCTTTGGGGTATTGCCGTTCGCTGATTTGCTGCAACCGGCGATCAGCCTGGCGCGGGATGGTTTTCCATTGTCGCCAGTGGTTGCCCATCAGTGGCAGGTTGCTCTGGATGAGTTCAGTCCCTATCGCGACGAGGTGCTGGACGCCTGGTTCGATACTTTCCTGATTGAGGGTCGCGCACCGAGGGCTGGGGAGTTGTTTCGCAACCCAGCGCAAGCGCGGACGCTGGAAGAGTTGGCTCAGAGCCGCTGCGAGAGTTTGTATCGCGGGGCCTTGGCCCAGCGGCTGGACGCGCATTCGCGCGCGACTGGTGGATACCTGCGCGCCACGGATCTGGAACATTACCGTGCGCAGTGGGTCGAGCCGATCCACGTCAATTATCGCGGTGTGGATGTCTGGGAAATTCCGCCGAGCGGCCAGGGTTTGGTCGCGCTAATGGCGCTGAAGATTCTCGAGGGGTTCGATTTCGATCACCGTGACAGCCAGCAGACCTGGCATCGTCAGCTGGAGGCCATGAAACTGGCGTACAGCGATGGCTTGCACTACATCACCGATCCACAGCACATGCGTGTGGCGGTGGCCGATCTGTTGAGTGATGACTACAGCGCCCGGCGCCGTGGGCAGATTGGTGAGGCGGCTCAGCCACCAAAACCTGGGGATCCTCAGGCCAGCGGTACCGTGTATCTGGCGACGGCCGACGGGCAAGGCAACATGGTTTCGTTCATCCAGAGCAATTACCACGGCTTTGGTTCGGGTGTGGTGCTGCCAGACAGCGGCATTGCGTTGCAGAACAGAGGGCAGGAATTCAGCCTTGATCCGGAACACGCCAACTGCCTGGCGCCGGGCAAGAAGACGTTTCATACGATTATTCCCGGCTTCCTGACGAAAGATGGCCACGCGCTTGGGCCGTTCGGCGTGATGGGCGGCTACATGCAGCCTCAGGGGCACGTGCAGATGGTCATGAACCTGGTGGATTTTGGTCTCAACCCGCAATCGGCGCTGGATGCTCCTCGCTGGCAATGGCTGGGGGGGATGAAGGTAGGGATCGAGCAGGGGGCTTCGAGGGATTTGGCCAATGCGCTGGCGCGACGGGGGCATGAGGTGCAGATTGCATGTGATCTGACGGATTACGGTAGGGGGCAGATTATTCTTCGTGACCCGGTTAGTGGCGTTCTGTGTGGCGGGACTGAGCCGAGGGCGGATTCGCATATTGCGGTTTGGTAA
- a CDS encoding helix-turn-helix domain-containing protein, translated as MELKQAFGTALKKLRSERKLSQEDFSNVSSRTYLSTLERGLKSPTIEKVDELASVMDVHPLTILVGCYLLQDNPITLDELFSRIRTELPSEMQ; from the coding sequence ATGGAACTGAAACAGGCTTTTGGCACGGCCCTGAAAAAGCTGAGATCGGAGAGGAAGCTTTCCCAGGAAGATTTCTCCAACGTCAGTAGTCGTACCTATCTCAGCACCCTAGAGCGCGGTCTGAAGAGCCCTACGATCGAGAAGGTAGACGAGCTAGCATCTGTAATGGACGTTCATCCGCTGACCATCCTCGTAGGCTGTTATCTGCTTCAGGACAATCCGATCACCCTCGACGAACTGTTTTCCCGAATTCGAACGGAACTGCCAAGCGAGATGCAATGA
- a CDS encoding GntR family transcriptional regulator — MQFAPAYDQRQPMTAEEEAYNFLLEGICGGRYRKGDRLIAEDIASEIGMSRMPVREAFRRLDAQGLVTLRPNRGAIVSGLDVEEMHEVFEMRSALEGLAIRVAVPKIGERQLTALERLLDEMDDYRDESAAWVSRHRKFHEYLCSLSGRPRLVKQISALYSLIEAPMRLWLQHGEKPLSAREEHVVILDAIRAGDAAKAEAVVREHIEGTVPELIKFLQSER; from the coding sequence ATGCAATTCGCTCCCGCCTACGACCAGCGCCAACCGATGACCGCCGAGGAGGAGGCTTACAACTTTCTTCTGGAAGGCATCTGCGGCGGTCGTTATCGCAAAGGTGACCGGCTGATCGCCGAAGACATCGCCAGTGAAATCGGCATGAGCCGGATGCCCGTGCGCGAAGCCTTCCGACGTCTGGATGCTCAGGGCCTGGTGACGCTCAGGCCCAATCGCGGCGCGATTGTCAGCGGTCTGGATGTCGAGGAAATGCACGAAGTCTTCGAGATGCGCAGCGCCTTGGAGGGGCTGGCGATTCGAGTCGCTGTACCGAAAATCGGTGAGCGTCAGTTGACTGCACTGGAACGGCTGCTCGATGAAATGGATGACTACCGCGACGAGAGTGCGGCGTGGGTCAGTCGTCACCGCAAGTTCCATGAGTACCTGTGCAGCCTCAGCGGACGACCTCGTCTGGTGAAACAGATCAGCGCGCTTTACTCGCTGATCGAGGCCCCCATGCGCCTTTGGCTACAACACGGGGAGAAGCCGCTGAGTGCGCGCGAGGAGCATGTGGTGATCCTCGACGCGATTCGCGCCGGTGATGCCGCCAAGGCAGAAGCGGTGGTGCGCGAGCACATCGAAGGCACGGTCCCTGAGCTGATCAAATTTCTGCAATCGGAACGATAA
- a CDS encoding cupin domain-containing protein: MNPRPITASNLITTLDLEPHVEGGFFRRTYQADHRGMLETTGGPRYLMTSIYYLLIEESPVGQFHFNQSDILHYFHLGDAIEYSLIHSDGSLQTLVMGSDVLAGQHLQLHVPGGIWKASRLLNGENGFGLISEAVSPGFDFVDMEMGNRRKLTAQYPQHRALIEKLTRDED; encoded by the coding sequence ATGAATCCACGCCCGATTACTGCATCGAACCTGATTACAACACTAGACCTTGAACCTCACGTCGAAGGCGGATTCTTTCGCCGAACCTACCAGGCCGACCACCGGGGCATGCTCGAAACCACCGGCGGGCCGCGTTATCTGATGACATCGATTTACTACCTGCTGATCGAGGAATCGCCAGTGGGTCAGTTCCATTTCAATCAGTCGGACATCCTGCATTATTTCCATCTGGGCGACGCCATTGAGTACAGCCTGATTCATTCGGACGGCTCGCTGCAGACGTTGGTGATGGGCAGCGACGTTCTGGCAGGACAACATTTGCAATTGCACGTACCGGGCGGAATCTGGAAAGCCTCCAGACTGTTGAATGGCGAGAATGGATTTGGCTTGATCAGCGAAGCGGTTTCACCAGGGTTTGATTTCGTAGATATGGAAATGGGGAATCGGCGGAAACTCACAGCGCAGTATCCGCAGCATCGAGCGCTGATTGAAAAGCTGACGCGTGACGAGGATTGA
- a CDS encoding acetyl-CoA C-acetyltransferase, with protein MPEAYIVDALRTPTGRRKGGLSHIHAADLGAHVLRALVERNGIPDEDYDDVIFGCVDTIGPLAGDIARTSWLAAGLSQSVPGTTIDRQCGSSQQAVHFAAQAVMSGTQDVVVAGGVQTMTQIPISSAMIAAEPLGFSDPFSGSEGWVRRYGAQPPTQFRSAQMIAEKWGLSREQLEAYSLESHQRALRAIEEGRFLREIVPLADVVHDETPRHTSLEKMAELEFLFGCDRVTAAVSSQTCDAASAMLIVSEAALKRYGLTPRARIHHLSVRAEDPIWMLTAPIPATAYALKRAGMKLEDIDRVEINEAFASVAMAWLKETGYPHEQTNVNGGAIALGHPLGATGTRLMCSLLHELERSGGRFGLQTMCEGGGQANVTIIERL; from the coding sequence TGTCGACGCCCTGCGTACGCCTACCGGGCGGCGCAAGGGTGGTTTGAGCCATATTCATGCGGCCGATCTGGGCGCCCATGTCTTGCGTGCGCTGGTCGAACGCAACGGCATCCCCGATGAGGATTACGACGACGTGATCTTTGGCTGCGTCGATACGATCGGCCCGCTGGCCGGGGACATCGCGCGCACCAGTTGGCTGGCGGCCGGGTTGTCGCAGTCCGTCCCCGGCACCACGATTGATCGCCAGTGCGGTTCGTCGCAGCAAGCGGTGCACTTTGCCGCGCAAGCGGTGATGAGCGGCACCCAGGACGTGGTCGTCGCCGGCGGCGTGCAGACCATGACGCAGATCCCGATTTCCTCCGCCATGATCGCCGCTGAGCCTTTAGGCTTCAGTGACCCGTTCAGCGGCTCCGAAGGCTGGGTACGGCGCTACGGTGCGCAACCGCCGACGCAATTTCGTTCGGCGCAGATGATTGCAGAAAAGTGGGGATTGTCCCGCGAGCAGCTGGAAGCCTATTCGCTGGAGTCCCATCAGCGGGCATTGCGCGCAATCGAGGAGGGAAGGTTCCTGCGGGAAATCGTGCCGTTGGCTGACGTTGTTCACGATGAAACGCCGCGCCATACCAGTCTCGAGAAAATGGCCGAGCTGGAGTTTCTGTTCGGCTGTGACCGAGTGACGGCGGCGGTGTCCAGTCAGACCTGCGATGCGGCGAGCGCGATGCTGATCGTTTCCGAAGCGGCGCTCAAGCGCTACGGGCTGACACCGCGCGCGCGAATCCATCACCTCAGCGTACGTGCTGAAGATCCAATCTGGATGCTCACTGCGCCGATTCCGGCCACTGCTTATGCGTTGAAGCGAGCGGGTATGAAGCTGGAAGACATTGATCGGGTCGAGATCAACGAAGCCTTTGCCTCCGTCGCCATGGCCTGGCTGAAAGAGACCGGCTATCCCCACGAACAGACCAACGTCAACGGCGGCGCGATTGCCCTCGGTCACCCGTTGGGCGCCACCGGCACGCGCTTGATGTGCAGCTTGCTGCATGAGCTGGAGCGCAGTGGTGGCCGATTTGGTTTGCAGACCATGTGCGAAGGCGGCGGGCAGGCCAATGTGACGATCATCGAACGTTTGTGA
- a CDS encoding amino acid ABC transporter ATP-binding protein codes for MAHQSDELIIEALNIHKSFGNLEILKGISLQVRRGEVVVLIGASGSGKTTFIRCINLLEDIQSGQIRVNGQSMGYRTKADGSLVRDSERNIARQRRDIGMVFQRFNLFPHMTALENIIEAPIQVLGVPRKAAEEQARALLKRVGLAEKANHYPSMLSGGQQQRVAIARALAMKPQAMLFDEPTSALDPETVGEVLQVMKELAEEGMTMVVVTHEMGFAREVADRVVVLDQGELIEQGPPEQIFSHPTHPRTQAFLSRVL; via the coding sequence ATGGCGCACCAGAGTGACGAACTGATCATCGAAGCGCTGAACATTCACAAGTCGTTCGGCAACCTCGAGATTCTCAAAGGGATTTCCCTGCAAGTGCGACGCGGTGAAGTGGTGGTGCTGATCGGCGCCTCGGGGTCGGGCAAAACCACGTTTATCCGCTGCATCAATTTGCTGGAAGACATTCAGTCCGGGCAGATCCGCGTAAACGGTCAGTCCATGGGCTATCGCACGAAGGCCGATGGCAGCCTCGTGCGGGATTCGGAGCGCAACATTGCCCGTCAGCGGCGGGACATCGGCATGGTGTTCCAGCGCTTCAATCTTTTCCCGCACATGACCGCGCTGGAAAACATCATCGAAGCACCGATTCAGGTGTTGGGTGTGCCGCGCAAAGCGGCGGAAGAACAGGCGCGGGCACTGCTCAAACGTGTCGGATTGGCCGAGAAGGCCAACCATTACCCGTCGATGCTTTCCGGTGGCCAACAGCAACGGGTGGCGATTGCCCGGGCGCTTGCCATGAAACCCCAGGCGATGCTGTTCGACGAACCCACCAGTGCGCTTGATCCAGAGACCGTCGGTGAGGTCCTGCAGGTGATGAAGGAACTGGCGGAGGAGGGCATGACGATGGTGGTGGTCACCCATGAAATGGGCTTTGCCCGCGAGGTTGCGGACCGTGTGGTAGTGCTCGATCAGGGAGAACTGATCGAGCAGGGACCGCCGGAACAGATTTTCAGTCACCCCACTCATCCCCGTACCCAGGCCTTTCTCAGCCGCGTGCTATGA